The Muricauda sp. SCSIO 65647 genome includes a region encoding these proteins:
- a CDS encoding sodium-dependent transporter, with translation MERSGFSSKVGFIAAAAGSAVGLGNIWKFPFEVGESGGAAFVIVYLAFCLILCFPLMVAEIAIGRKAQRNPVGAFVALGYGKWSIVGKLGILSCVLILSFYNVVAGWCFGYFVEILLGNFSIGEQFPVFVKDIIKVGSYSILFMATTAYIVSRGISGGIEKAAKILMPVLFTIILVLAGYAMTLPGASKATQFYLFPDFSKITGEVVYNALGHAFFSLSLGMGAMITYGSYVGKKDNIISSAVAITLLDVGIAFMAGLMLFPMVISQGLDAHGGAGLVFMSLPGVFGNMGPVMGLVVGILFFLLLSFAALTSTVSILEIPVSYLVDEKEMKRPRAVWLVAAGIFVLGIPSLLSNGYSGFFTKFITYFGASDPTDFMTFISDVASNSFLPLNGFLIALFVAFVWKKENLFEEVSNGNKRFANTLIANFLGFSIKYLCPWILGIVFVLNVLDTFFGLTLFG, from the coding sequence ATGGAAAGATCTGGTTTTTCCAGCAAAGTTGGATTTATAGCCGCAGCCGCAGGTTCTGCTGTTGGTCTGGGGAACATTTGGAAGTTTCCCTTTGAAGTAGGTGAAAGCGGAGGTGCCGCTTTCGTGATCGTTTATCTGGCCTTTTGCCTTATTCTTTGTTTTCCTTTAATGGTAGCTGAAATTGCAATTGGTAGAAAGGCCCAGAGAAATCCCGTTGGCGCGTTCGTTGCCCTGGGATATGGCAAATGGTCTATTGTGGGCAAGCTGGGCATCTTGTCCTGTGTACTGATTTTGTCTTTCTATAATGTAGTTGCGGGTTGGTGTTTTGGCTATTTTGTGGAAATCTTGTTGGGTAATTTTTCCATAGGTGAGCAGTTCCCCGTTTTCGTTAAGGACATTATCAAGGTGGGAAGCTATTCCATTCTCTTTATGGCGACCACAGCTTATATAGTATCCAGAGGAATTTCCGGGGGAATTGAAAAGGCCGCCAAAATATTGATGCCTGTTTTGTTCACTATCATTTTGGTGTTGGCCGGCTATGCCATGACCCTGCCCGGTGCATCAAAAGCGACCCAATTCTACCTTTTTCCCGATTTTTCAAAGATTACCGGTGAGGTGGTCTATAATGCCTTGGGGCATGCATTCTTCTCCCTCTCTTTGGGGATGGGGGCCATGATAACCTATGGAAGCTATGTGGGCAAAAAAGACAATATCATTTCTTCCGCAGTGGCCATAACCCTACTGGATGTGGGAATCGCATTTATGGCAGGACTCATGTTGTTCCCAATGGTAATCTCGCAAGGACTTGATGCACATGGAGGTGCCGGGTTGGTGTTTATGTCACTTCCTGGGGTATTTGGTAATATGGGTCCCGTCATGGGCTTGGTAGTTGGGATTTTGTTCTTCCTACTATTATCTTTTGCAGCCCTGACATCCACCGTGTCCATATTGGAGATTCCCGTTTCCTATTTGGTCGACGAAAAAGAGATGAAAAGACCAAGAGCGGTATGGCTGGTTGCAGCCGGAATTTTCGTCTTGGGAATACCTTCATTGTTATCGAACGGTTATTCAGGTTTCTTCACAAAGTTTATCACCTACTTTGGAGCATCTGACCCAACTGATTTTATGACATTCATCTCTGATGTGGCCAGCAATTCATTCTTGCCATTGAACGGCTTTCTTATAGCTCTTTTTGTGGCTTTCGTTTGGAAAAAGGAAAATCTGTTCGAAGAGGTTTCCAACGGAAATAAGCGTTTCGCAAATACCCTGATTGCCAATTTCTTGGGGTTCTCCATCAAATACTTGTGTCCGTGGATTCTCGGAATCGTCTTTGTCCTGAATGTTCTGGACACATTTTTTGGGCTGACCCTATTTGGATAA
- the murI gene encoding glutamate racemase: MDSPIGIFDSGVGGTSIWKEITKLLPIERTIYLADSRHAPYGEKRKEKILERCINNVELLLEKDCKLIVVACNTATTNAIDYLREHYSVPFIGIEPAIKPAALQTKTKKVGVLATKGTLASDLFNSTAKLHASGIEVFEREGRGLVELIEAGKTASEETEQLLKGYLHPMVQENVDCMVLGCTHYPYLIPVLEKLLPPHVKIIDSGEAVARQTKNVLEKKELLNSALSRNPQYVFYTNKDLTVLNTFVNRKETKISFLDF; the protein is encoded by the coding sequence ATGGATTCACCTATTGGTATTTTTGATTCTGGGGTAGGCGGCACCTCCATTTGGAAGGAAATCACAAAGCTGCTGCCCATCGAGCGCACCATTTACTTGGCCGATAGTAGACATGCGCCCTATGGTGAAAAAAGAAAAGAGAAAATTCTTGAACGCTGTATCAACAATGTAGAACTCTTGCTCGAAAAAGATTGTAAACTTATAGTGGTGGCCTGCAATACCGCAACGACCAATGCCATTGACTATCTACGCGAGCATTATTCAGTGCCTTTTATCGGTATAGAACCGGCCATTAAACCGGCTGCCCTACAGACCAAGACGAAAAAAGTGGGGGTGTTGGCCACCAAAGGTACCTTGGCAAGCGATCTTTTCAACAGTACGGCAAAGCTACACGCTTCAGGGATCGAAGTGTTCGAAAGAGAAGGCAGGGGATTGGTAGAACTGATAGAGGCGGGCAAGACAGCTTCTGAAGAGACCGAGCAACTTCTAAAAGGCTATCTACACCCAATGGTACAAGAGAATGTTGATTGTATGGTCTTAGGCTGCACACATTATCCCTATCTGATTCCTGTGCTTGAAAAATTATTGCCCCCACATGTCAAAATCATCGATTCAGGTGAAGCTGTCGCGAGACAGACAAAAAATGTTTTGGAAAAAAAAGAACTGTTGAATTCTGCACTCAGTAGAAATCCGCAGTATGTATTCTACACGAACAAAGATTTGACCGTTTTAAATACGTTTGTAAATCGAAAAGAAACCAAAATATCCTTTTTGGATTTTTAG
- a CDS encoding OmpH family outer membrane protein encodes MKNVKKIAVALVLFVAVTGFVNAQSKVAHINVQQLLSEMPEMKAAQAELKKLEETYTADIEESFKEFQNKATLYQNESASKTREENEKRALELQGHERNIQEARQAALQEMQKKQQELFAPISDKAKTAIEKVAAAQGYEYVIDASPGLSLIVAKGKDLLPEVKQELGF; translated from the coding sequence ATGAAAAATGTAAAGAAGATCGCCGTAGCACTGGTATTGTTTGTAGCAGTTACGGGTTTTGTAAATGCACAAAGTAAAGTGGCCCATATCAACGTGCAACAGCTGTTGTCTGAAATGCCCGAGATGAAAGCCGCCCAGGCTGAACTGAAGAAGTTAGAGGAAACCTATACAGCTGATATTGAAGAATCTTTTAAAGAATTTCAGAATAAAGCTACATTATACCAAAATGAGTCTGCTTCAAAAACGCGAGAAGAAAACGAAAAACGTGCCCTTGAGCTTCAAGGCCATGAAAGAAACATTCAAGAAGCGCGTCAAGCGGCATTGCAAGAAATGCAAAAAAAGCAGCAAGAACTGTTTGCCCCTATTTCCGATAAGGCAAAAACTGCCATTGAGAAGGTAGCGGCCGCCCAAGGTTATGAGTATGTTATCGATGCCAGCCCGGGGTTGAGCCTTATTGTGGCAAAAGGAAAAGACTTGTTGCCCGAGGTCAAGCAAGAATTGGGCTTCTAA
- a CDS encoding OmpH family outer membrane protein, producing the protein MNRKVLFFVVCVLASYFGFSQRGVRIGYVDMEYILENVEEYREASEQLNTKAAKWKQEIELKQSTIEQMKKDLMAEKVLLTDELITEREEEIQILEKEMLDYQQDRFGPQGDLVLQKQLLIQPIQDQVFNEVQKIGGNKRYDFIFDKSADVVMLYSEKRHDISDLVLREIARTRKVSKSNKKEKLNNRLKEFQEQEAEVDKEISEALKERQEKADEAKDAKKKAAEDRRAEALRLREERKKAYEERRQKLLEEREARRKAKLEERKKAQEQQKDSTNQ; encoded by the coding sequence ATGAATAGAAAAGTTCTTTTTTTTGTGGTTTGTGTTTTAGCATCCTATTTTGGGTTTTCACAAAGAGGCGTTCGCATTGGTTACGTTGATATGGAGTATATTCTTGAGAATGTCGAAGAGTATCGCGAAGCCAGCGAACAATTGAATACAAAAGCCGCTAAGTGGAAACAAGAGATTGAGCTGAAGCAGAGCACTATCGAGCAGATGAAGAAAGATTTGATGGCCGAAAAGGTATTGCTCACTGACGAATTGATTACCGAACGTGAAGAGGAAATCCAGATTCTTGAAAAAGAAATGTTGGATTATCAACAAGACAGGTTTGGCCCTCAAGGTGATTTAGTACTGCAGAAACAACTGCTGATACAGCCCATACAAGACCAGGTTTTCAATGAGGTGCAGAAAATAGGAGGCAACAAAAGATATGATTTTATTTTCGATAAATCAGCAGATGTCGTAATGTTGTACTCCGAAAAAAGACACGATATCAGCGATTTGGTTTTGAGGGAAATTGCAAGGACACGAAAGGTCAGCAAATCAAACAAAAAAGAAAAGCTCAACAACCGATTGAAAGAATTTCAAGAGCAAGAGGCCGAAGTTGACAAAGAGATCAGTGAAGCCTTGAAAGAACGTCAAGAGAAGGCCGATGAGGCAAAAGATGCCAAGAAAAAAGCGGCCGAAGATAGAAGGGCAGAGGCATTGCGATTGAGAGAAGAACGCAAAAAAGCATACGAAGAAAGAAGACAGAAATTGTTGGAAGAACGAGAAGCCAGACGTAAGGCAAAACTGGAAGAGCGTAAAAAGGCCCAAGAACAGCAGAAAGATTCAACGAATCAATAA
- a CDS encoding outer membrane protein assembly factor, translating to MEKLANNSVDGLKKHLCRHLKALLLLILCQPLLQAQETSLESGKEYVLAGIEVTGLESYNEQTVKTYTGLRIGQRIMVPGEEISGVIKKLWGLELFSDVSMYYTKIEGEKIFLELNILERPTLQNVTIYGVKKRKVDDIINDTDLKKGKKITESLIANTKNFLQNKYKKQGYLNTKVNIVTAPDTTGTNTQNMVISVKKGDKVKINAIEFEGNEKFSDKRLRKSLKNTKKKKFYRFWKKSKYIEEDYKEDLDNLIDTYAEKGYRDARILSDTFIKVDEKNIKLKIALEEGNKYYFGDIEFVGNSVYTDRRLSQVLGIKKGDTYNGVLLKERIADDSKPDAEDLTNLYQNNGYLFSRINPIEVSAVNDTIDFEIRIIEGKETFLDHVTVVGNDKTNDHVVYRELRTRPGQKYSKENIVRSIRELGQLGFFDAEQIVPDVENPNPNAGTVDIKYSLVESGSSQIELQGGYGGGGFIGTLGLSFNNFSLQNIFNGKAYKPVPMGDGQTFALRVQASRTFRVYSLNFAEPWLGGKKPVRFNLSFSRTQQFATEFDPTSRNRFEVDRDRGFSITGVSAGLAKRVQWPDDFFTISHALGYQLYDFNDYNIGLFNFGNGTSNALTYTLGISRSSQGPSRIFPLTGSNFEITAKFTPPYSLFSNKDFKALKERSDEIAESATDGTPLTTAEINELQEIEEERFKLLEYYKVKFRGDWFTRLVDKLVLRTNAEFGFLGNYNNDIGDVPFERFFVGGDGLGNFTLDGRDIVQLRGYENNSLTPLSVNPITGQQEREGGLIYNKFSLELRYPFTLKPSASIYGLAFLEAGNSFNNFNSFNPFELKRSAGLGLRIFMPAFGLLGIDFGYGFDTDANPGSVGPSGWQTHFIIGQQF from the coding sequence TTGGAAAAACTAGCGAACAACTCAGTTGACGGACTAAAGAAACACCTGTGCCGACACTTAAAAGCTTTACTTCTACTAATTCTGTGCCAACCTCTACTCCAAGCCCAAGAAACCTCATTGGAAAGTGGCAAAGAATATGTTCTGGCCGGAATAGAGGTAACGGGTCTTGAAAGCTATAACGAGCAAACGGTAAAGACGTATACAGGTCTTAGGATCGGTCAGAGAATCATGGTTCCTGGTGAAGAGATCAGTGGGGTCATCAAAAAATTGTGGGGACTCGAACTATTCAGCGATGTCTCTATGTACTACACAAAAATTGAGGGCGAGAAGATTTTTCTTGAGCTAAATATATTAGAGCGTCCTACATTGCAAAATGTTACCATCTACGGGGTCAAAAAACGCAAGGTAGATGACATCATCAACGATACCGACCTAAAAAAGGGTAAGAAGATTACGGAGAGCCTGATCGCCAATACCAAGAACTTTTTGCAGAATAAATACAAGAAACAGGGCTACCTCAATACAAAAGTGAACATTGTAACCGCCCCTGATACGACCGGCACCAATACCCAGAACATGGTGATCAGTGTCAAAAAAGGCGATAAGGTCAAAATCAATGCCATTGAGTTTGAGGGTAACGAAAAGTTTTCCGATAAGAGATTGCGAAAATCACTGAAGAATACCAAGAAAAAGAAGTTCTACCGTTTCTGGAAAAAATCAAAGTATATCGAGGAAGACTATAAGGAAGATTTAGACAACCTTATCGATACGTATGCCGAAAAAGGTTATCGAGATGCCCGAATATTGTCAGATACCTTTATAAAGGTCGATGAAAAGAACATTAAATTAAAGATTGCACTGGAAGAAGGCAACAAGTATTACTTTGGCGACATAGAATTTGTTGGCAATTCAGTCTATACGGATAGACGCTTGAGTCAAGTTTTGGGAATCAAAAAAGGAGATACTTACAATGGTGTGCTCTTGAAAGAGCGTATAGCAGACGATTCAAAGCCTGATGCAGAAGATTTGACCAATCTCTATCAGAACAACGGATATCTTTTCTCAAGAATAAACCCTATTGAAGTTTCAGCGGTCAATGACACCATCGATTTTGAGATACGGATCATTGAAGGTAAGGAGACTTTTCTTGATCATGTCACGGTAGTGGGCAACGACAAAACCAATGACCATGTTGTCTATAGAGAACTAAGAACCCGCCCCGGGCAGAAATATAGCAAAGAAAATATAGTTAGAAGTATAAGGGAACTAGGCCAGTTGGGCTTCTTTGATGCAGAACAAATTGTACCTGATGTTGAAAATCCAAACCCGAATGCGGGTACAGTAGATATAAAATATAGTCTTGTAGAGTCGGGGTCAAGCCAGATAGAATTGCAAGGTGGTTATGGCGGTGGTGGCTTTATTGGCACCTTGGGTCTTTCATTCAACAATTTCTCACTACAGAACATCTTCAATGGCAAAGCATACAAACCTGTGCCCATGGGTGATGGGCAAACCTTTGCGTTACGTGTACAGGCGAGCAGAACTTTTAGGGTATATAGCTTAAACTTTGCCGAACCCTGGTTGGGTGGCAAAAAACCTGTGCGCTTTAACCTCTCATTTTCAAGAACCCAACAGTTTGCGACCGAGTTTGACCCGACGAGTAGAAATCGGTTTGAGGTTGACAGAGATCGGGGCTTTTCAATCACTGGCGTTTCGGCAGGTTTGGCCAAGAGGGTGCAATGGCCAGATGATTTTTTTACTATATCCCATGCATTGGGGTATCAATTATATGATTTCAATGACTATAACATTGGCCTGTTCAATTTTGGTAATGGTACCTCGAATGCTTTGACGTATACTCTCGGTATTTCAAGAAGCTCACAAGGGCCTAGCCGAATATTTCCCCTAACAGGCTCTAATTTCGAGATTACCGCGAAATTTACACCCCCTTACTCACTTTTCAGCAACAAAGACTTCAAGGCTCTGAAAGAGAGAAGCGATGAGATTGCTGAAAGTGCCACCGATGGAACCCCACTTACGACGGCCGAGATCAACGAACTACAAGAAATAGAAGAAGAGCGCTTTAAATTGTTGGAATACTACAAGGTGAAATTTCGTGGTGATTGGTTCACAAGACTGGTCGATAAACTGGTACTGCGTACCAATGCTGAGTTTGGTTTCTTGGGCAACTATAACAATGATATCGGGGATGTACCTTTCGAACGATTTTTTGTCGGGGGCGATGGCCTTGGTAATTTTACTTTGGATGGTCGTGATATAGTGCAGTTAAGAGGTTATGAGAACAACTCACTGACCCCGTTGAGCGTAAACCCCATTACAGGTCAACAAGAACGCGAGGGTGGATTGATATACAATAAGTTCTCGTTAGAGCTGCGGTATCCGTTTACCCTGAAACCATCGGCTTCTATTTATGGTCTTGCTTTTTTGGAAGCCGGTAACTCATTTAACAATTTTAATAGCTTTAATCCGTTTGAGTTAAAGAGATCGGCTGGATTGGGGCTGCGAATTTTTATGCCGGCATTTGGTCTCTTGGGAATAGACTTTGGATATGGCTTCGATACAGATGCCAATCCGGGTTCTGTAGGCCCAAGTGGTTGGCAGACCCACTTCATCATCGGTCAACAATTTTAA
- a CDS encoding isoprenyl transferase: MNNNEEIDINKLPKHVAIIMDGNGRWAKQRGKMRIFGHENGVEAVRRTVEQCARLQIQYLTLYAFSTENWNRPKLEVETLMRLLVASLRKELKTLNKNNIRLNAVGRLDSLPKKASNELKEVIEKTSENAGTTLTLALSYGSREEIKTAVKAISSKVKNNIISPENIDEDVINAHLYTHFLPDVDLLIRTSGEHRISNFLLWQIAYAELYFIDVFWPDFSEQHLMQAILSYQNRERRFGKTSEQLS, translated from the coding sequence ATGAACAACAATGAAGAAATAGACATTAATAAGCTTCCCAAACATGTTGCCATTATCATGGACGGCAATGGACGATGGGCCAAGCAACGGGGCAAGATGCGCATTTTCGGTCATGAGAATGGCGTCGAAGCCGTGCGAAGAACTGTTGAGCAATGTGCCCGTCTGCAAATACAGTACCTCACACTCTATGCATTTTCTACCGAAAACTGGAATCGCCCCAAGTTAGAGGTTGAAACACTCATGCGCCTTTTGGTGGCATCACTTAGAAAAGAACTGAAAACCCTCAATAAAAACAATATTCGTCTCAATGCTGTCGGAAGATTGGACTCGCTCCCCAAGAAAGCATCAAACGAATTGAAAGAGGTCATTGAAAAGACATCAGAAAATGCTGGAACGACCTTGACATTGGCACTTAGCTATGGGTCAAGGGAAGAGATAAAAACGGCCGTAAAAGCTATAAGTTCCAAAGTTAAAAATAACATAATTTCACCTGAAAATATTGATGAAGACGTTATAAATGCCCATCTTTACACGCATTTTTTGCCAGACGTCGATTTGCTTATCCGTACCAGTGGCGAACACAGGATAAGCAATTTTTTACTTTGGCAGATAGCCTATGCAGAATTATATTTTATTGACGTATTTTGGCCCGATTTTAGTGAGCAACATTTGATGCAAGCTATCTTAAGTTACCAAAATAGAGAACGAAGATTTGGAAAAACTAGCGAACAACTCAGTTGA
- a CDS encoding DUF6089 family protein, which translates to MRKWLLLFMCIVFKMNAQTYEIGLFGGGTNMIGDVGRTNYVLPSGIAFGGVFKWNKSKRYAWRGSVIYGSFTADDTKSSKSSRQQRGYVIDNSVLEISAGLEFNFVEYNLHKLGRAFTPYLYTGVTYFRYDFHYFDALQVQDIGQKDGSFAIPMTVGAKLRLNQFLILGAEIGARYTFTDNLDASNPENSNFEQFRFGNILSDDWYVFSGFTLTYTFGRKPCQDCFE; encoded by the coding sequence ATGAGAAAATGGTTATTGCTTTTCATGTGCATCGTTTTTAAAATGAATGCGCAGACCTACGAGATTGGCCTATTTGGAGGCGGAACGAACATGATCGGCGATGTTGGTAGAACCAACTACGTATTGCCGTCAGGTATCGCTTTTGGAGGTGTTTTCAAGTGGAACAAAAGTAAACGATATGCTTGGCGCGGCAGTGTAATTTATGGTTCTTTCACAGCTGATGATACCAAATCGAGCAAGTCTTCACGTCAACAAAGAGGATATGTGATCGATAATTCGGTGCTGGAGATTTCCGCGGGCCTTGAGTTTAATTTTGTGGAGTACAATCTTCACAAGCTGGGTCGTGCCTTCACGCCCTACCTTTATACCGGGGTTACATATTTTCGATACGATTTCCATTATTTTGATGCATTGCAGGTGCAGGATATTGGCCAAAAAGATGGTAGCTTTGCCATACCCATGACGGTCGGGGCGAAACTTCGCCTCAACCAATTTTTAATCTTGGGTGCAGAAATAGGGGCGCGTTACACCTTTACCGACAATTTAGATGCCAGTAATCCTGAAAATTCTAACTTTGAACAATTTAGGTTCGGTAACATTTTGAGCGATGATTGGTATGTTTTCTCAGGGTTTACCCTGACATATACTTTTGGACGCAAGCCTTGCCAAGATTGTTTTGAGTAA
- a CDS encoding NAD kinase has protein sequence MKVAIYGQVLHEDDRSYVSTLYDELINVEAQIYIEKEFNKKLFDGKKVGHGTFDQQSGLDGSFDLFVSFGGDGTMLRAITYIGRLGIPIVGVNTGRLGFLSTFKKEEVKKVVTEFTAGAFSIEERSMVEICLDSEVPEFGDMNFALNEITVSRKDTTSMITVETYLDEEYLTSYWADGLIISTPTGSTGYSLSCGGPVISPSTKALVLTPIAPHNLNARPLVIPDDTEIRLIVSGREENHLVSLDSRIATIPNGKQITIKKSSFAIKMVEYKSESFLKTLRNKLLWGEDRRN, from the coding sequence ATGAAAGTCGCGATTTATGGTCAAGTGCTTCATGAAGACGACCGTTCTTATGTTTCGACCCTTTACGATGAGCTGATAAATGTCGAAGCCCAGATCTATATTGAAAAAGAGTTCAACAAAAAACTCTTTGATGGAAAAAAAGTGGGCCATGGCACCTTTGATCAACAATCAGGGTTAGATGGATCATTCGATCTTTTTGTAAGTTTTGGAGGAGATGGTACCATGCTTCGGGCGATAACTTATATCGGTCGACTGGGTATCCCCATCGTGGGCGTGAACACGGGTCGCTTAGGATTTCTCTCAACCTTTAAAAAGGAGGAGGTCAAAAAAGTGGTCACCGAATTTACTGCCGGGGCTTTTTCCATCGAAGAACGCAGTATGGTTGAAATTTGTTTAGACTCTGAAGTGCCCGAGTTCGGCGATATGAATTTTGCATTGAATGAAATTACCGTCAGCCGTAAAGACACCACTTCAATGATAACCGTTGAAACCTACCTCGATGAAGAATATCTGACCTCATATTGGGCCGATGGGCTCATTATTTCCACACCAACCGGCTCTACAGGTTATTCTTTGAGCTGCGGAGGGCCTGTTATCTCACCAAGTACCAAAGCCCTTGTGCTAACGCCTATTGCACCGCATAACCTTAACGCGAGACCTTTGGTCATACCCGATGATACCGAGATTAGGCTTATTGTTTCAGGTAGGGAAGAAAATCACTTGGTCTCACTTGATTCACGCATTGCCACAATACCCAATGGCAAGCAAATCACCATAAAGAAATCATCGTTTGCTATCAAAATGGTGGAATATAAATCAGAAAGCTTCTTAAAGACCCTTCGTAACAAACTTTTATGGGGCGAAGATCGTCGTAATTGA
- a CDS encoding CBS domain-containing protein gives MQIQDQILTTLPVFEVSDTLKEVIKFFEETTFSHIGVVEDGTYLGLLAENDLGCFEPDKKIEEFRFSLETFHVTKETSWLDVLENFARNEANVTPVLSGENTLMGYYYLNDVVGSFIGTPFFTEPGGILVVAKGIKDYSFSEISQIVESNNAKLLGAFVTGNQNDVIEITMKINNGNLNEITQTFRRYNYTILFGNNDDQFMEDLKQRSDYLDKYLNV, from the coding sequence ATGCAGATTCAAGACCAGATATTGACCACACTTCCCGTTTTTGAGGTATCGGATACCTTGAAAGAGGTCATTAAGTTTTTCGAGGAAACCACTTTCTCACACATCGGGGTAGTTGAGGATGGTACTTATTTGGGCTTGCTGGCAGAAAATGACCTTGGCTGCTTCGAGCCCGACAAAAAAATCGAGGAGTTTAGATTTTCACTGGAGACCTTTCATGTGACCAAGGAAACATCATGGCTTGATGTGCTTGAAAATTTTGCAAGAAATGAAGCCAATGTAACACCGGTATTGTCAGGTGAAAATACGTTGATGGGCTATTATTATCTGAACGATGTGGTGGGGTCTTTCATAGGCACGCCCTTTTTCACCGAACCTGGTGGAATTTTAGTGGTGGCGAAAGGTATCAAAGACTATTCTTTTAGTGAGATATCACAAATTGTCGAGAGCAATAATGCCAAGCTATTGGGTGCTTTTGTGACCGGAAACCAAAACGATGTCATCGAGATTACCATGAAGATCAACAACGGCAACCTCAATGAGATCACCCAAACATTCAGGCGCTACAACTATACCATACTCTTTGGAAACAATGATGACCAGTTCATGGAAGATTTGAAACAACGGTCAGACTACCTTGACAAATACCTAAACGTTTAG
- a CDS encoding pyridoxine 5'-phosphate synthase, which translates to MTKLSVNINKLATLRNSRGGNMPDLLQSARDIEAFGAQGITVHPRPDERHIRYQDTRALKEIVTTEFNIEGNPIPKFIDLVLEVKPTQVTLVPDAEDAITSDSGWDTIKHKDFLVEVISTFKENGIRTSIFVDPVAKMVEGAAKTGTDRIELYTENYAKAFAKGDKAGIKPFVEAAKVAHDTALGINAGHDLNLENIQFFKQNIPHLLEVSIGHALICESIYLGLENVVNMYLHRLK; encoded by the coding sequence ATGACCAAACTCAGTGTCAACATCAACAAATTGGCCACCTTGAGAAATTCAAGGGGTGGCAATATGCCCGATTTATTGCAATCGGCAAGGGATATAGAAGCGTTCGGTGCCCAAGGCATCACCGTTCACCCTAGGCCCGATGAGCGCCATATTCGTTACCAAGATACCCGAGCGTTGAAAGAAATCGTCACCACAGAGTTCAATATTGAGGGCAACCCGATACCAAAATTCATCGATTTGGTACTTGAGGTCAAACCCACCCAGGTTACCTTGGTACCCGATGCCGAGGATGCCATCACCTCAGATTCTGGGTGGGACACGATAAAGCACAAAGATTTTCTTGTGGAGGTGATAAGCACTTTTAAAGAGAACGGTATACGAACCTCTATTTTCGTCGATCCGGTCGCAAAAATGGTCGAAGGTGCGGCAAAGACCGGTACCGATCGCATAGAATTGTATACAGAAAACTATGCCAAGGCTTTTGCAAAAGGTGACAAGGCGGGCATCAAGCCTTTTGTGGAAGCTGCAAAAGTGGCACACGATACGGCACTGGGCATTAATGCCGGTCATGACCTAAACCTCGAAAACATTCAATTTTTCAAACAAAACATACCACATTTGTTAGAGGTTTCCATAGGGCACGCACTGATCTGTGAGTCAATTTATTTAGGCCTTGAAAATGTTGTTAACATGTATTTACACCGCTTGAAATAA
- a CDS encoding alpha/beta fold hydrolase has translation MHTLHSIILGEGTPLIILHGFLGMADNWKTLGTQYSENGFQVHLVDQRNHGKSFHSDYFDFEILADDIKNYLHYHGLSSAVVMGHSMGGKVAMQLAVDFPERVDKLIVADIAPRYYPPHHQHIMDALNKLDFDTITSRKQADEALAQYFPESGIRQFLLKNLYWVTKERLDLRFNLKVLQNKMEEIVEAIPPHSTYSKPTLFIIGDRSEYVQPSDHGIIKTHFPEAIIETVENAGHWLHAENPKEFFRKSMAFLQR, from the coding sequence ATGCACACCTTACATTCAATTATTCTTGGGGAAGGAACACCGCTTATCATTCTACATGGCTTTTTGGGGATGGCAGATAATTGGAAGACCCTTGGTACGCAATATTCTGAAAATGGGTTTCAGGTGCATTTGGTCGACCAACGGAACCATGGCAAAAGTTTCCATTCAGATTATTTTGACTTTGAGATCTTGGCCGATGATATCAAAAACTATCTACATTACCACGGGCTTTCCTCAGCAGTGGTCATGGGGCACTCAATGGGCGGCAAAGTGGCAATGCAGTTGGCAGTCGATTTTCCTGAAAGGGTCGATAAACTGATAGTGGCCGACATTGCCCCGAGATACTACCCGCCCCACCATCAACACATTATGGATGCCTTGAACAAGCTTGACTTTGACACCATTACATCACGGAAGCAGGCTGATGAAGCGTTGGCACAATACTTTCCCGAATCGGGGATTCGACAATTTTTGCTTAAAAACCTATATTGGGTGACCAAAGAAAGATTGGACCTTCGCTTTAATCTGAAAGTGCTTCAGAACAAGATGGAAGAAATCGTTGAGGCCATTCCGCCCCATTCCACCTACTCAAAACCCACACTGTTCATCATTGGAGACCGTTCTGAATATGTTCAGCCGTCAGATCATGGCATAATCAAAACCCATTTCCCAGAGGCCATTATTGAAACCGTTGAAAATGCAGGGCACTGGCTACATGCCGAAAATCCAAAAGAATTCTTTAGAAAATCAATGGCTTTTTTACAACGCTAA